One window of Gloeothece citriformis PCC 7424 genomic DNA carries:
- a CDS encoding single-stranded DNA-binding protein, whose translation MSLNVVHLVGRAGRDPEIKYFTSGSSLCTLTLAVNRATSKTDEPDWFNLEIWGKTAEVCKNYVRKGSLIGVKGSLKIETWTDTATGANRSKPVIRVDRLDLLGSKRDNNADGVSNYYGDDPTM comes from the coding sequence ATGAGTCTCAATGTTGTTCATCTGGTTGGTCGTGCAGGAAGAGATCCAGAGATTAAATATTTTACCTCTGGCAGTTCTCTATGTACTCTAACCTTAGCGGTCAATCGGGCTACGAGCAAAACTGATGAGCCTGATTGGTTTAATTTGGAAATCTGGGGCAAGACAGCAGAGGTCTGTAAAAATTATGTCCGTAAGGGCAGTTTAATCGGCGTAAAAGGGTCATTAAAAATCGAAACTTGGACGGATACCGCTACGGGTGCTAATCGCTCTAAACCGGTGATTCGAGTGGATAGACTCGATTTATTAGGTTCAAAGCGAGATAATAATGCTGATGGAGTCAGTAACTATTATGGTGATGACCCGACTATGTAA
- a CDS encoding glycosyltransferase, whose translation MKYALIHEWLTPRATGGSELVVREILRHIEADVYALIDFESTNPQSYLYGRAIGKTFLQHFPFARNGVQKYLPLLPLAIEQLDVRDYDVILSSSHAVAKGVLTRPEQLHICYCHTPMRYAWDLTFDYLHSSPAGKGLPGILTRYLLHRLRQWDVISANRVDYFIANSNHTARRIWRCYRRTAKVIYPPVNLERFPFESEKEDFFLTVSRLVSYKKVSLIVEAFNQLKLPLVIIGDGPELNFIRRLAKSNITVLGEQPNEVVEKYMAKAKAFVYAACEDFGIALVEAQACGTPIIAYQGGGALETVRDIRQQPTDGTGLFFYPQTPTALVQAVETFLEFQHQINSESCHSQATKFTPKIFETSYLGFLEDCCRNLSGKN comes from the coding sequence ATGAAATATGCTTTAATCCATGAGTGGTTAACGCCTAGAGCGACTGGGGGGTCTGAATTAGTCGTCAGAGAAATTTTGCGCCATATTGAAGCAGATGTTTATGCTCTGATTGATTTTGAATCAACCAACCCCCAAAGCTATCTTTATGGACGGGCGATCGGCAAAACATTTTTACAACATTTTCCTTTTGCCCGCAATGGAGTACAAAAATATTTACCTCTGCTGCCCTTAGCGATCGAACAGCTAGATGTGAGGGATTATGATGTAATTTTGTCTTCTTCCCATGCGGTGGCCAAGGGAGTTTTAACCCGTCCTGAACAACTTCACATTTGTTATTGTCATACTCCCATGCGTTATGCTTGGGATTTGACGTTTGATTATCTCCACAGTAGTCCAGCCGGCAAGGGATTACCCGGAATTTTGACCCGCTATCTTCTTCATCGTCTGCGTCAATGGGATGTGATTAGTGCTAACCGGGTGGATTATTTTATTGCTAACTCAAATCATACCGCCCGTCGTATTTGGCGTTGTTATCGGCGCACCGCGAAGGTTATTTATCCGCCGGTCAATTTAGAACGCTTTCCCTTTGAATCTGAAAAAGAAGATTTTTTCTTAACCGTCTCTCGCCTAGTCAGTTATAAGAAAGTTTCTTTAATCGTCGAGGCGTTTAATCAATTAAAATTACCATTAGTTATCATTGGAGACGGCCCCGAATTAAATTTTATCCGTCGACTGGCTAAATCGAATATAACAGTATTAGGGGAACAACCCAATGAAGTGGTCGAAAAATACATGGCTAAAGCAAAAGCTTTTGTCTATGCAGCTTGTGAAGATTTTGGCATTGCCCTAGTCGAAGCACAAGCCTGTGGAACACCTATAATTGCTTATCAAGGAGGTGGTGCTTTAGAAACAGTTCGAGATATTCGCCAACAGCCAACCGATGGGACTGGGTTATTCTTCTATCCCCAAACCCCAACTGCCTTAGTTCAGGCCGTTGAAACTTTCCTAGAGTTTCAACATCAAATTAACTCAGAAAGTTGTCATTCTCAGGCAACGAAATTTACTCCCAAAATTTTTGAAACGTCCTATCTAGGGTTTTTAGAAGACTGTTGTCGCAACTTATCTGGCAAAAATTAA